The genomic interval gcggcggcggcggcggcaccggggACGGCCCGGACCTGCTGTCGGTGGCGGAGATGGTGGCGCTGGTGGAGCGGCGGGCGGcgctggccctgcagagcctgccccGCTCGGCCTGCgacgccccggccccgctggtgctgctggaggcgCCGGGCGGCCCCGAGTGCCGGCGCGTGGCGGCCGCCGTGGCGCAGTTTGAGTCCCAGAAATCCCAGAaccaccagcacagggagcgTGGCGGGGCCAGGCCCAACGGGGTTTGCCGCGCCGgtgccgggggcggcggcggcggcgccgggatAGAGGGGCCCGGCACCGGCGCCGGCACCACCACGGGcacggcggcggggccgggcgagGTGAGGATCGCCTTCCGCATCTCCAGCGGGCGCGAGGCCGCGGCGGCCGCCAGCGCGGAGCGGCAGAAGGACCAGATCACCTGCGACCTGTACCGGCTGGTGAGCCCGGCGCGGCTGCTGCTGGCCGCCAAGGGGGACAAGGACGGCGCGGGCGACGAGGCGGCCGCGGCAGCGGAAcagggcggcggcggcaccgaGGGTCCGGCGGCGCCGCGGGACTGCGTGTCCGGCTTCCACGTGGACGTGGTGGTGACGGGCGTGGTGGACCAGTGCGTGTTCTTCGGCAAGGACAGCGCCAAGCAGGTGACCGAGGAGACCGTGCGGCTGCCcgaggagccgccgccgccgggacagctcttcctgctgcccGAGGAACCGGCGGCGGCCGCCACCacggccgcggcggcggcggcggcgccgggcaaggacagcggcggcggcggcagcggggacCCGGCGCTGTGCCGGCTGTACCGGCACGTGTCCCACGATTTCCTGGAGATCCGCTTCAAGATCCAGCGGCTGCTGGAGCCCCGCCAGTACATGCTGCTGCTCCCCGAGCACGTCATGGTGAAGATCTTCAGCTACCTGCCCACGCAGGCGCTGGCCGCCCTCAAGTGCTCGTGCCACTACTTCAAGTCCATCATCGAGACCTTCGGGGTGCGGGCGGCGGACTCGCGGTG from Molothrus aeneus isolate 106 unplaced genomic scaffold, BPBGC_Maene_1.0 scaffold_30, whole genome shotgun sequence carries:
- the FBXO46 gene encoding F-box only protein 46; the protein is MRGAAPRKRPERRSGRARHGPLQLWCPRPFGTFSQNKPCSSPAATTAATPGAPRCPPGCRPSENTPPEPPEPGPAGTGTGTAAEDGRVLLDTWYVIKPGNTKEKVAFFVAHQCGGTAGGTGGTGGRASTMKVKGNWGSDSSKAKRRRRCHHEPKTAPNPPWAAGDAPQGDGGGGGGTGDGPDLLSVAEMVALVERRAALALQSLPRSACDAPAPLVLLEAPGGPECRRVAAAVAQFESQKSQNHQHRERGGARPNGVCRAGAGGGGGGAGIEGPGTGAGTTTGTAAGPGEVRIAFRISSGREAAAAASAERQKDQITCDLYRLVSPARLLLAAKGDKDGAGDEAAAAAEQGGGGTEGPAAPRDCVSGFHVDVVVTGVVDQCVFFGKDSAKQVTEETVRLPEEPPPPGQLFLLPEEPAAAATTAAAAAAAPGKDSGGGGSGDPALCRLYRHVSHDFLEIRFKIQRLLEPRQYMLLLPEHVMVKIFSYLPTQALAALKCSCHYFKSIIETFGVRAADSRWNRDPLYRDDPCKQCKKRYERGDVSLCRWHPKPYHHDLPYGRSYWMCCRRTDREAPGCRTGLHDNNWVHPAGGRRDEGR